The DNA segment caaaaacATAGGAGCACAGGTAGAACTCTGTTAAGAgaaattttgcacacatattaggaagttcttcttcacacagagaactactgACACATGAAATAAGCTGCTAAGTAATATGGTTGATAATAGGGCTTTATGGACATTCAAAACTCACCATGTTTTTTTGGAGGATTAAAGTGGATTGGTTTgggaagctttgttgggctgtatgGCCCATTCTCTGCAAAATTTCTTACGATGTTTCTTATTCTAGACATAAAACAGTTTTTGTCATCACCTCTCATAAGCAATGATTATACTGCATGCATTCAGTGCAAAGTTGCACTTGGTCAGAACAATTAATATGAAGCCATGCCACTTTAAAAGTGGGCATTTTTCCTTAGGTAAAGTTATTGAAGAATTGAGAACCTCACCTCAATGCATCTGCTCACTTTCATGAAGGACTGACAAAAGGTTGTTCCAACAAAATATCTGTACCAAAAATGATTGAAGTTGCACACAAACAATAGAAAGTGacatgcatttttgtttaattatcagTAATTAGTTTTTTTGcgatatgttttatatatttctttacaaATTACTATGTCTGTGTAGGAGAAGTGCTAAATTATTGAACTTCAAAACTTTTCTACCACTGAAAATAactctctctttgtcttttttctacaGATTTCATGAATGCAGATTCTCATCAAAGCATGGATTTTTACAACTGTACTAATGGCAACTGCTCATCAGAAGAACTTGCCAAAGGGCCAACCAGTAAAATTTTGATTTCTTTGACTCTTTCAGTGCTAGCAGTTCTGACAACTGCTATCAACTCTCTTGTAATCGCTGCCATCATTGTTACAAGAAAACTTCACCACCCAGCCAACTATTTGATATGCTCCTTGGCTGTGACAGACTTCCTTGTGGCTATCCTGGTGATGCCATTCAGCATTGTGTATATTGTGAAAGAGTCTTGGATAATGGGCCAAGTTGCATGCAACATCTGGCTGAGCGTTGACATAACTTGTTGCACCTGCTCTATTCTGCATCTATCTGCTATAGCCTTGGACCGGTACAGGGCAATTACTGATGCTGTGGAATATTCTAGGAAAAGGACTCCAAAGCGTGCAGCGATAATGATCTCCATTGTCTGGATCATATCTATTTTTATCTCTATGCCTCCACTCTTTTGGAGGCATCAGTCAAACAACAGAGATGATGAATGTCTTATTAAGCACAATCACATTGTATTCACCATTTACTCAACCTTTGGGGCCTTTTATATCCCCTTGACCTTAATTCTTAttctttattacaaaatatacaaggcaGCCAAAACCCTCTACCACAAGCGTAATGCCAGTCGGATTGCCAAGGAGGAGGCAAATGGAAATGGTCCACCTGAGGCTGCAGACCGAGGTTCCAAAAATCCCTCCAACCTGTGTATCCCAGAAAAGTCCTTTTCTGAACCTTCCACAGAAGGTGAGAAGATTCATATCACAATCAGGAGTCCTAAAATGGAATCAAGGAGGGAAAAGTCATGGAGAAGGCAAAAGATTTCTGGTACAAGAGAGAAGAAAGCGGCCACCACTTTGGGTTTGATCCTGGGGGCATTTGTCATATGCTGGCTGCCCTTCTTTTTGAAGGAAGTTATTGTGAACATCTGTGCATCGTGCTACATCTCAGCGGAGATGTCAGATTTTTTGACTTGGCTGGGCTACCTCAATTCACTTATCAACCCTCTTATTTATACAATCTTTAATGAGGATTTTAAGAAAGCTTTTCAGAGACTTGTCAAGTGTGGCCAGTACCTTTAGAACtttgaaaacaaagaaatcaTAGATAAAATAGAAAAAGGATTTACTGAACCAAAATAAGCTAGAAAATGGGGATCTATCAATCCATAAACAAGAATTAAAGAGTTAAGAGGAATTGATAGTGCAGAAGAGGAGGGCAGCATAACCCAGAACAactgataacaaaacaaaaacatctctCTTTCAGTTGGAATGGTTCACCACTTTgctattttactttgttttgtccAAAAGGATCAATGTAATTTTCTTCTA comes from the Erpetoichthys calabaricus chromosome 4, fErpCal1.3, whole genome shotgun sequence genome and includes:
- the LOC114651384 gene encoding 5-hydroxytryptamine receptor 1F-like, whose translation is MNADSHQSMDFYNCTNGNCSSEELAKGPTSKILISLTLSVLAVLTTAINSLVIAAIIVTRKLHHPANYLICSLAVTDFLVAILVMPFSIVYIVKESWIMGQVACNIWLSVDITCCTCSILHLSAIALDRYRAITDAVEYSRKRTPKRAAIMISIVWIISIFISMPPLFWRHQSNNRDDECLIKHNHIVFTIYSTFGAFYIPLTLILILYYKIYKAAKTLYHKRNASRIAKEEANGNGPPEAADRGSKNPSNLCIPEKSFSEPSTEGEKIHITIRSPKMESRREKSWRRQKISGTREKKAATTLGLILGAFVICWLPFFLKEVIVNICASCYISAEMSDFLTWLGYLNSLINPLIYTIFNEDFKKAFQRLVKCGQYL